In Vicinamibacterales bacterium, one DNA window encodes the following:
- a CDS encoding Glu/Leu/Phe/Val dehydrogenase: MLQEFDGAARLLGLDPGIWKILTSPKRQIVVSCPIQMDNGEIEVFTGYRVQYNITLGPAKGGIRYHPNVTLDEVTALAAWMTWKCAVAHVPFGGGKGGIIVDPNRLSRRELEALTRRYIAEIVDAIGPEKDVPAPDVNTNDQIMAWVMDTYSMHVGHTATAVVTGKPIEMGGSLGRREATGRGVMIVTREAAKHLGLDIKTATVAVQGFGNVGSVSADLLAKIGARIVAVTDWKGGVYNEKGLDIPKMLDYVKQHRSVEGFSGGEALDNTKLFGLDVDVLIPAALENQITMENASTIRARIIAEGANGPTTPDAHKSLHDRGVFVIPDILANAGGVTTSYFEWVQDRHGYFWSEQEVNQRLEAKMCEAFDDVLKTAQRYKTDMRTAAYIVAINRVATVTKMRGMYA, from the coding sequence ATGCTCCAGGAGTTCGACGGAGCCGCGCGCCTGCTCGGACTCGATCCCGGCATCTGGAAGATTCTCACCTCCCCGAAGCGGCAGATCGTCGTGTCGTGCCCGATCCAGATGGACAACGGCGAGATCGAGGTCTTCACCGGCTACCGGGTCCAATACAACATCACCCTCGGCCCCGCCAAGGGCGGCATCCGCTACCACCCGAACGTCACGCTCGACGAAGTCACCGCGCTCGCCGCGTGGATGACCTGGAAATGCGCCGTCGCCCACGTCCCCTTCGGGGGCGGCAAGGGAGGGATCATCGTCGACCCGAACCGCCTGTCGCGCCGCGAGCTCGAGGCGCTCACGCGCCGTTACATCGCGGAGATCGTCGACGCGATCGGGCCCGAGAAGGACGTGCCGGCGCCCGACGTCAACACCAACGATCAGATCATGGCGTGGGTGATGGACACCTACAGCATGCACGTCGGCCACACCGCCACGGCGGTGGTCACCGGCAAGCCGATCGAGATGGGCGGATCGCTCGGGCGCCGCGAGGCGACCGGCCGCGGCGTCATGATCGTCACCCGCGAGGCGGCAAAGCATCTCGGCCTCGACATCAAGACGGCGACGGTCGCGGTGCAGGGCTTCGGCAACGTCGGCTCGGTGTCGGCGGACCTGCTGGCGAAGATCGGCGCGCGGATCGTCGCCGTGACCGACTGGAAGGGCGGCGTCTACAACGAGAAGGGGCTCGACATCCCGAAGATGCTCGATTACGTCAAGCAGCACCGTTCGGTGGAGGGCTTCAGCGGCGGCGAGGCGCTCGACAACACGAAGCTGTTCGGGCTCGACGTCGACGTGCTGATTCCGGCGGCGCTCGAGAATCAGATCACGATGGAGAACGCGTCGACAATCCGCGCCAGGATCATCGCCGAAGGGGCCAACGGCCCGACGACGCCGGACGCGCACAAGTCGCTGCACGACCGCGGCGTGTTCGTCATCCCCGACATCCTGGCCAACGCCGGCGGCGTCACCACCTCGTACTTCGAGTGGGTGCAGGACCGCCACGGCTACTTCTGGAGCGAGCAGGAAGTGAACCAGCGCCTCGAAGCCAAGATGTGCGAGGCGTTCGACGACGTCCTCAAGACGGCCCAGCGGTACAAGACCGACATGCGCACCGCCGCCTACATCGTCGCCATCAACCGGGTCGCCACCGTCACCAAGATGCGCGGGATGTACGCCTAG